A window from Hemicordylus capensis ecotype Gifberg chromosome 2, rHemCap1.1.pri, whole genome shotgun sequence encodes these proteins:
- the LOC128346383 gene encoding zinc finger protein CKR1-like isoform X1, with protein MEPWVYLDPRQRALYRDVMQESYETLMSIAADKLLNSSNNDDEEEEEEEEEDEEEDEGPDELRPGTSQSIPRLVKPLVRRPTPKLQKIPQVMVMKQDKATQRGQALKKSLESRCSDCTKSLNTSSKGRQKNEANAAREKPFQCTDCGKSFIWSSHLERHRRMHTGEKPFKCLNCGEAYSQNFHLLQHSCLQLIEKPFKCPECGKRFAQSSALENHRKGHTAEKPHKCTDCGKCFIWASHLERHRRVHTGERPFKCPECGETYSQSAHLAKHRRNHMGERPYNCPACWRSYAHISELEEHKKTHLGCEDCGKVFRSRQTLMRHQRGHRRERTHLCEECGKGFVWASHLERHRRVHTGERPFPCPTCGEKFAQKVHLLQHNKTHSHARPYKCGDCDKRFGDSSAFLAHQRGHAMEKNHKCQYCGKSFAWSSHLERHLRIHTGEKPYKCPDCPEHFSQTSQLFKHQRTHLGKRPYKCSECGRSFGTTLELIIHQRTHMGGKPYRCSSCGKGFTRRANLLKHQRCHVKESP; from the coding sequence CTGCTGACAAATTGCTGAACAGCAGTAAcaatgatgatgaggaggaggaagaggaggaggaggaggatgaagaggagGATGAAGGTCCTGATGAGCTGCGGCCGGGTACATCCCAAAGCATCCCCAGGCTGGTCAAGCCTTTGGTGCGCAGGCCCACTCCCAAGCTGCAGAAGATTCCCCAGGTGATGGTGATGAAGCAGGACAAAGCCACCCAGCGTGGCCAGGCCCTGAAGAAGAGCCTGGAGAGCCGTTGTTCGGATTGCACGAAGAGCCTGAATACTTCCAGCAAGGGCCGCCAGAAGAATGAGGCCAACGCCGCTCGGGAGAAACCTTTCCAGTGTACCGACTGCGGAAAAAGCTTCATCTGGAGCTCGCACCTGGAGCGCCACCGGAGGATGCACACCGGGGAGAAGCCCTTCAAATGCCTCAACTGCGGGGAAGCCTACAGCCAGAACTTCCACCTCCTGCagcacagctgcttgcagctgatcGAGAAGCCCTTCAAGTGCCCAGAATGTGGGAAGCGGTTTGCTCAGAGCTCTGCCTTGGAGAACCACCGGAAGGGCCACACGGCAGAGAAACCCCACAAATGCACCGACTGTGGGAAGTGTTTCATCTGGGCTTCGCACCTGGAGAGACACCGCCGGGTCCACACCGGAGAGCGGCCTTTCAAGTGCCCCGAGTGTGGGGAGACCTACAGCCAGAGTGCGCACCTGGCCAAGCACCGGCGCAACCACATGGGAGAGCGGCCTTACAACTGCCCAGCCTGTTGGAGGAGCTACGCTCATATCTCCGAGCTTGAGGAACACAAGAAGACCCATCTGGGCTGCGAAGACTGCGGGAAGGTTTTCCGTAGCCGGCAGACCCTGATGCGGCACCAACGAGGCCACCGCCGCGAGCGCACCCACCTCTGCGAGGAGTGCGGGAAAGGCTTTGTGTGGGCCTCCCACCTGGAACGCCACCGCCGGGTGCACACCGGGGAGcgccctttcccctgccccacctgtGGGGAGAAGTTTGCTCAGAAGGTCCATCTCCTCCAACACAACAAGACTCACTCTCACGCCCGGCCCTACAAGTGCGGGGACTGCGACAAGCGTTTTGGAGACAGCTCTGCGTTCTTGGCCCACCAGCGGGGCCATGCCATGGAGAAGAACCACAAGTGCCAGtactgtgggaaaagctttgctTGGAGCTCCCACCTCGAGAGGCATCTGAGAATCCACACCGGAGAGAAGCCCTACAAATGCCCTGACTGCCCCGAGCACTTTAGCCAGACGTCCCAGCTCTTCAAGCATCAGCGCACCCACCTAGGCAAGAGGCCCTACAAGTGCAGCGAGTGCGGGCGCAGCTTCGGCACCACCCTGGAGCTCATCATCCACCAGCGGACCCACATGGGGGGCAAGCCCTACCGGTGCtccagctgtggaaaaggcttcACCCGCCGGGCCAACCTGCTGAAGCATCAACGGTGTCATGTCAAGGAGAGCCCATAA
- the LOC128346383 gene encoding zinc finger protein CKR1-like isoform X2, with translation MAARRRGKVELLFSFPSLSAADKLLNSSNNDDEEEEEEEEEDEEEDEGPDELRPGTSQSIPRLVKPLVRRPTPKLQKIPQVMVMKQDKATQRGQALKKSLESRCSDCTKSLNTSSKGRQKNEANAAREKPFQCTDCGKSFIWSSHLERHRRMHTGEKPFKCLNCGEAYSQNFHLLQHSCLQLIEKPFKCPECGKRFAQSSALENHRKGHTAEKPHKCTDCGKCFIWASHLERHRRVHTGERPFKCPECGETYSQSAHLAKHRRNHMGERPYNCPACWRSYAHISELEEHKKTHLGCEDCGKVFRSRQTLMRHQRGHRRERTHLCEECGKGFVWASHLERHRRVHTGERPFPCPTCGEKFAQKVHLLQHNKTHSHARPYKCGDCDKRFGDSSAFLAHQRGHAMEKNHKCQYCGKSFAWSSHLERHLRIHTGEKPYKCPDCPEHFSQTSQLFKHQRTHLGKRPYKCSECGRSFGTTLELIIHQRTHMGGKPYRCSSCGKGFTRRANLLKHQRCHVKESP, from the exons ATGGCAGCAAGGAGGAGAGGAAAAGTTGAACTTCTTTTCAGTTTCCCCAGCCTCTCAG CTGCTGACAAATTGCTGAACAGCAGTAAcaatgatgatgaggaggaggaagaggaggaggaggaggatgaagaggagGATGAAGGTCCTGATGAGCTGCGGCCGGGTACATCCCAAAGCATCCCCAGGCTGGTCAAGCCTTTGGTGCGCAGGCCCACTCCCAAGCTGCAGAAGATTCCCCAGGTGATGGTGATGAAGCAGGACAAAGCCACCCAGCGTGGCCAGGCCCTGAAGAAGAGCCTGGAGAGCCGTTGTTCGGATTGCACGAAGAGCCTGAATACTTCCAGCAAGGGCCGCCAGAAGAATGAGGCCAACGCCGCTCGGGAGAAACCTTTCCAGTGTACCGACTGCGGAAAAAGCTTCATCTGGAGCTCGCACCTGGAGCGCCACCGGAGGATGCACACCGGGGAGAAGCCCTTCAAATGCCTCAACTGCGGGGAAGCCTACAGCCAGAACTTCCACCTCCTGCagcacagctgcttgcagctgatcGAGAAGCCCTTCAAGTGCCCAGAATGTGGGAAGCGGTTTGCTCAGAGCTCTGCCTTGGAGAACCACCGGAAGGGCCACACGGCAGAGAAACCCCACAAATGCACCGACTGTGGGAAGTGTTTCATCTGGGCTTCGCACCTGGAGAGACACCGCCGGGTCCACACCGGAGAGCGGCCTTTCAAGTGCCCCGAGTGTGGGGAGACCTACAGCCAGAGTGCGCACCTGGCCAAGCACCGGCGCAACCACATGGGAGAGCGGCCTTACAACTGCCCAGCCTGTTGGAGGAGCTACGCTCATATCTCCGAGCTTGAGGAACACAAGAAGACCCATCTGGGCTGCGAAGACTGCGGGAAGGTTTTCCGTAGCCGGCAGACCCTGATGCGGCACCAACGAGGCCACCGCCGCGAGCGCACCCACCTCTGCGAGGAGTGCGGGAAAGGCTTTGTGTGGGCCTCCCACCTGGAACGCCACCGCCGGGTGCACACCGGGGAGcgccctttcccctgccccacctgtGGGGAGAAGTTTGCTCAGAAGGTCCATCTCCTCCAACACAACAAGACTCACTCTCACGCCCGGCCCTACAAGTGCGGGGACTGCGACAAGCGTTTTGGAGACAGCTCTGCGTTCTTGGCCCACCAGCGGGGCCATGCCATGGAGAAGAACCACAAGTGCCAGtactgtgggaaaagctttgctTGGAGCTCCCACCTCGAGAGGCATCTGAGAATCCACACCGGAGAGAAGCCCTACAAATGCCCTGACTGCCCCGAGCACTTTAGCCAGACGTCCCAGCTCTTCAAGCATCAGCGCACCCACCTAGGCAAGAGGCCCTACAAGTGCAGCGAGTGCGGGCGCAGCTTCGGCACCACCCTGGAGCTCATCATCCACCAGCGGACCCACATGGGGGGCAAGCCCTACCGGTGCtccagctgtggaaaaggcttcACCCGCCGGGCCAACCTGCTGAAGCATCAACGGTGTCATGTCAAGGAGAGCCCATAA
- the LOC128341930 gene encoding zinc finger protein 436-like: MEQYVLLDPRQRALYRDVMQESYETLMALEFPLPKPDLLSRLEGGDEATAPDLPGPEVLPPATSENVEEENLLVQENSKEAEPAGDISQSPEDRGQSSKGQTESPLLLTPPSPPAPNPNICHECGKTFSHKSALVKHQKIHTGEKPYECEECGKSFIQRSDLTIHQRTHTGERPYQCPDCGKSFSVSSTLLTHQRIHAPGGEKPNRCPECGKCFSDPAALERHRKSHAGEKPHECLDCGKSFAWSSHLERHRRIHTGEKPYKCLECGRAFAWSSHLDRHMRTHAVSALPEEAPPSKCADCGKRVNHLTHPHRFKHKGTQTPLEHEDVEVTEEESEKERPHRCAQCGKCFSQSSNLLKHQRVHTGEKPYQCSECGRRFSWCSALLKHQRTHSKDRPYSCPECTRGFRDAASLAKHQLSHAGGKPHQCPNCDKSFGWSSHLERHLRIHTGEKPYECGECGRGFTVGSHLERHRRIHTGARPHGCGECGKTFALGATLATHWRLHDTEAKPHRCPECGKGFSAAAVLERHRRLHRGEKPYQCDVCGKGFAWSSHFDRHQLSHTGEKPFPCTYCGKCFGRSFHRNRHQRTHTIAKNQDLLQSNPDDPLLTAAAPNWWEGEGERRPLLGQQEAWPVPLDQAGPFQWTAKSPSEAWRTMGENGLGQGTESLAEPVESWTQPLPRLSPTSLP; this comes from the exons ATGGAGCAATATGTGCTACTGGACCCGCGGCAGAGAGCCTTATACCGGGATGTCATGCAGGAGAGCTACGAGACACTGATGGCGCTTG AATTTCCATTGCCCAAGCCTGACTTGCTGTCCCGACTGGAAGGAGGAGATGAGGCTACAGCCCCTGACCTCCCGGGCCCAGAAGTCCTCCCTCCAG CAACCAGTGAGAATGTGGAGGAAGAGAATCTCCTGGTGCAGGAAAACTCCAAAGAGGCAGAGCCTGCAGGGGACATCTCCCAGAGTCCTGAGGACAGAGGTCAGAGCAGCAAGGGCCAAACTGAGAGCCCCCTGCTCCTCACTCCTCCATCTCCACCAGCTCCAAACCCTAACATTTGCCATGAATGCGGCAAAACCTTCAGCCACAAATCTGCCTTGGTGAAGCACCAGaagatccacacaggagagaagccctatGAGTGTGAggaatgtgggaagagcttcatccAGCGGTCAGACCTGACGATCCAccagagaacccacactggagagcgGCCGTACCAGTGCCctgattgtggaaagagcttcagtgtcaGCTCCACCCTGCTGACCCACCAGCGGATCCATGCGCCAGGAGGCGAAAAACCCAACCGCTGCCCCGAGTGTGGGAAGTGTTTCAGCGATCCAGCTGCACTGGAGCGGCATCGCAAGAGCCACGCGGGAGAGAAACCCCACGAGTGCTtggactgtgggaaaagcttcgcTTGGAGCTCCCACTTGGAGAGGCACCGGCGAATCCATACCGGAGAGAAACCGTACAAATGCCTCGAATGCGGGCGAGCATTTGCGTGGAGCTCGCACTTGGATCGCCACATGCGAACTCATGCCGTGTCGGCTCTGCCGGAGGAGGCGCCACCTTCCAAGTGCGCAGATTGTGGCAAGCGGGTCAACCACTTAACGCACCCCCATCGTTTCAAGCACAAAGGCACCCAGACCCCGCTGGAGCACGAGGATGTGGAGGTGACAGAAGAAGAGAGTGAGAAGGAGCGGCCCCATCGGTGCGCCCAGTGTGGGAAGTGCTTCAGCCAGAGCTCCAACCTGCTCAAACACCAGCGTGTCCACACCGGGGAAAAGCCCTACCAGTGTTCAGAATGCGGGCGGCGGTTCAGCTGGTGCTCCGCCCTCCTCAAGCACCAGCGCACCCACAGCAAGGATAGGCCTTACTCCTGCCCAGAATGCACCCGGGGTTTCCGGGACGCCGCCTCCCTGGCCAAGCACCAGCTCAGTCATGCTGGCGGGAAGCCTCACCAGTGTCCCAACTGTGATAAAAGCTTTGGGTGGAGCTCCCACCTGGAGAGGCACCTGCgaatccacactggagaaaaGCCCTACGAGTGTGGAGAGTGTGGCCGGGGGTTCACCGTCGGCTCTCACTTAGAGAGGCACCGGCGGATCCACACGGGGGCCCGTCCCCATGGCTGTGGGGAGTGTGGGAAGACCTTTGCCTTGGGTGCGACTCTGGCCACCCATTGGCGCCTCCATGACACTGAGGCCAAGCCTCATCGCTGCCCCGAATGTGGGAAAGGCTTTAGTGCCGCAGCTGTGCTGGAGCGTCACCGCCGCCTGCATCGTGGGGAGAAGCCCTATCAATGCGATGTCTGCGGCAAGGGCTTTGCTTGGAGCTCGCACTTTGACCGCCACCAGCTCTCGCACACCGGAGAGAAGCCCTTCCCTTGTACCTACTGTGGGAAATGCTTTGGCCGCAGCTTCCATCGGAACCGGCACCAACGCACACACACCATTGCCAAGAACCAAGACCTACTGCAGAGCAACCCAGATGATCCTTTactgacagcagcagcacccaactggtgggagggggaaggggaacgcAGGCCcctgctggggcagcaggaggcctgGCCAGTCCCCCTGGACCAAGCAGGCCCTTTCCAATGGACAGCCAAATCTCCCAGTGAGGCATGGAGGACCATGGGGGAGAATGGCCTTGGGCAAGGGACAGAGAGTTTGGCAGAGCCTGTAGAAAGCTGGACCCAGCCACTTCCTCGGCTGTCCCCTACTAGCCTTCCTTGA